The following proteins are co-located in the Streptococcus anginosus genome:
- a CDS encoding DEAD/DEAH box helicase: MAKLIPGKIRTEGIALYEAGKIEILKVKDQMIYSRVENHNLRYSLDDEAIFCACDFFQKKKYCAHLAGLEYFLKNDPEGKVVLTNLEEEQTTSEETQTKVSFGSLFLDKILQTEEVAVRYELSAVGQEDDYTGQFLWTLRISRLPDERSYVIRDIRAFLKIVEKGDYYQIGKHYYEKMQLAAFDEASQEVIQFLRGLVSYQQDQDTSFIFPNAARHLYFPSSLFEEGVNRLMNLPHFRLEYSLYDYDKIFFQDLHAEVGIYDFTVEENLDYFELTITEQNYKILYGGDFIFYGDHFYQLTEQQKRMIQVIRELPVDTDRKKRLQFDTSDQAKLASGLLEFGKVGSIHAPESLMIHTFTPLFAFELLDTQEIRLKIQFDYGNRVVDTRFKLEELPFASDFQLEQKVFQQALSAGFEADFTSTLPPLQPQEIYSFFTATLPHFRRLGRVSVAENLTALYQVERPAVSVQTNGGLLDIGFDFTSIDQVEVDDALEALFSANDYFISRSGKVLMFDEETKRVSKTLQDLRAKKGKDGIFQTQKIAAYQLSELFKDQEKVSFSEEFRHLAFDLTHPEEFALPTLKVEATLRDYQETGVKWMSMLHRYGFGGILADDMGLGKTLQTIAFLSSQLKKETNVLILAPSSLIYNWLDEFAKFAPEMDVAVIYGLKPVRDNLIAEGHQVMITSYASFRQDVEEYSQLNFDYLFLDEAQVMKNAQTKIAHHLRNFEVKNTFALSGTPIENNLSELWSIFQIVLPGLLPSKKNFLKLPAETVARFIKPFVMRRKKEDVLQELPELIEVSYRNELADSQKAIYLAQLKQMQERVLTSTDEELNRSKMEILSGLMRLRQICDTPALFMEDYHGESGKLESLLELLEQIQTGSHRVLIFSQFRGMLDIIEKELKKMKMEMFKITGSTPAKDRQEMTNAFNNGEGDAFLISLKAGGVGLNLTGADTVILVDLWWNPAVESQAIGRAHRMGQERNVEVYRLITRGTIEEKIQELQESKRHLVSTILDGTESRSSLSVAEIREILGISTETLEK, encoded by the coding sequence ATGGCAAAATTGATTCCTGGGAAGATTCGGACGGAAGGAATTGCCCTTTACGAAGCAGGGAAAATTGAAATTCTCAAAGTGAAAGATCAGATGATTTACAGCCGAGTTGAAAATCACAATCTGCGATATAGCTTGGACGACGAAGCCATTTTTTGTGCCTGTGATTTTTTTCAAAAAAAGAAATACTGTGCTCATCTAGCAGGTTTAGAATATTTTCTTAAAAATGACCCTGAAGGAAAAGTCGTTTTGACTAATCTTGAAGAGGAGCAAACAACTTCAGAAGAAACTCAAACGAAGGTTTCTTTTGGCAGTCTCTTCTTGGATAAAATCCTCCAGACAGAAGAAGTAGCCGTCCGCTATGAACTGTCTGCGGTCGGGCAAGAAGATGATTATACAGGACAATTTTTGTGGACCTTGCGCATCAGTCGTTTACCAGATGAGCGCTCCTATGTTATCCGGGATATTCGTGCTTTTTTAAAGATTGTTGAAAAAGGCGATTATTATCAAATCGGCAAGCACTATTATGAAAAAATGCAATTGGCTGCTTTTGATGAAGCTAGTCAAGAGGTGATCCAGTTTTTACGAGGACTTGTTTCTTATCAGCAAGATCAAGATACTTCTTTTATCTTTCCAAATGCAGCTAGACATCTTTATTTTCCGTCTAGTCTGTTTGAAGAAGGCGTAAATCGACTCATGAATTTACCACATTTTCGCTTAGAATACAGTCTTTATGACTATGACAAAATCTTTTTCCAAGATTTGCATGCTGAAGTAGGCATCTATGATTTTACAGTAGAGGAAAATTTGGATTATTTTGAACTCACCATTACAGAGCAAAATTATAAAATCTTGTATGGTGGTGACTTTATTTTTTATGGGGATCATTTCTATCAACTGACGGAGCAACAAAAGCGGATGATTCAGGTGATTCGAGAATTGCCTGTGGATACCGATCGCAAAAAACGCCTTCAATTTGATACAAGCGATCAAGCAAAACTAGCTTCAGGACTATTAGAATTTGGTAAAGTCGGCTCTATTCACGCACCAGAAAGTTTGATGATTCATACGTTCACTCCGCTGTTTGCTTTCGAGTTATTGGATACTCAGGAAATTCGTCTCAAAATCCAGTTTGACTATGGAAATCGTGTTGTGGATACTCGTTTTAAGTTGGAAGAACTACCATTTGCCAGCGATTTCCAGTTAGAACAAAAGGTTTTTCAACAAGCTCTGTCTGCTGGTTTTGAAGCAGATTTCACAAGCACTCTTCCACCATTGCAACCACAAGAAATCTACTCCTTTTTCACGGCGACTCTGCCTCATTTTAGACGCTTGGGAAGGGTATCTGTGGCAGAAAACCTGACAGCCTTGTACCAAGTGGAAAGACCGGCAGTTTCTGTTCAGACAAATGGTGGCTTGTTGGACATCGGGTTTGATTTTACAAGTATTGACCAAGTGGAAGTGGATGATGCTTTAGAAGCTCTTTTTTCGGCTAATGATTATTTCATTAGTCGCTCTGGCAAGGTGCTCATGTTTGACGAAGAAACAAAAAGAGTCAGCAAAACCTTACAGGATTTACGAGCTAAAAAAGGAAAAGACGGCATTTTCCAAACGCAGAAGATTGCTGCTTATCAGCTATCTGAATTGTTTAAAGACCAAGAAAAAGTTAGCTTTTCAGAGGAGTTCCGCCATTTAGCCTTTGACTTGACGCATCCAGAGGAGTTTGCGCTACCTACATTAAAAGTGGAAGCAACTTTGCGTGATTACCAAGAAACGGGTGTCAAATGGATGTCTATGCTTCATCGTTACGGATTTGGTGGTATTTTAGCAGATGATATGGGGTTGGGAAAAACCCTTCAAACCATTGCCTTTTTAAGTAGTCAGCTAAAAAAAGAGACCAATGTTTTGATTTTGGCTCCATCTAGTTTGATTTACAATTGGCTGGATGAGTTTGCGAAATTTGCACCAGAAATGGATGTAGCGGTCATTTATGGATTAAAACCAGTCAGAGATAACTTGATTGCAGAAGGTCATCAGGTGATGATTACAAGCTATGCTTCTTTCCGTCAAGATGTTGAAGAATATAGTCAATTGAACTTCGATTATCTCTTTTTAGATGAAGCGCAGGTCATGAAAAATGCACAGACCAAGATTGCTCATCATTTACGAAATTTTGAGGTCAAAAATACCTTTGCTCTTTCTGGAACGCCGATTGAAAATAACCTCAGCGAATTATGGTCTATTTTTCAAATTGTTTTGCCAGGATTATTACCTAGCAAAAAGAACTTTTTGAAACTGCCTGCAGAAACTGTTGCTCGTTTTATCAAACCATTTGTCATGCGGCGGAAGAAAGAAGATGTCTTGCAAGAATTGCCAGAACTCATCGAAGTTTCTTATCGCAATGAGCTTGCAGATAGTCAAAAAGCTATCTACCTAGCACAACTAAAACAAATGCAGGAGCGTGTGCTTACTTCTACAGATGAAGAACTTAATCGCAGTAAAATGGAAATCTTATCTGGCTTGATGCGATTACGTCAAATCTGCGATACTCCTGCGCTCTTTATGGAGGACTATCATGGAGAGAGTGGCAAACTAGAAAGCCTGCTAGAACTATTAGAGCAGATTCAGACAGGAAGCCACCGTGTGTTAATCTTTTCTCAATTCCGAGGTATGCTAGACATTATCGAAAAAGAATTGAAAAAGATGAAAATGGAGATGTTTAAAATTACAGGCTCCACCCCAGCAAAAGATCGCCAAGAGATGACAAATGCTTTCAACAATGGGGAAGGAGACGCTTTTCTAATCTCCCTAAAAGCTGGTGGCGTTGGCTTAAACCTGACAGGTGCTGATACTGTTATCTTAGTAGACCTTTGGTGGAACCCAGCAGTAGAGTCCCAGGCAATTGGTCGAGCTCACCGTATGGGTCAAGAAAGAAATGTAGAAGTCTATCGATTGATTACGCGAGGCACAATCGAAGAAAAAATTCAAGAATTGCAAGAAAGCAAGCGTCATCTCGTGTCAACTATCTTAGACGGAACAGAATCTCGTAGCAGTCTATCTGTTGCTGAAATACGAGAAATTCTAGGAATTTCTACAGAAACACTTGAAAAATAG
- a CDS encoding GNAT family N-acetyltransferase yields MKIRQANLSDLDAITTIEWENFGPEEALSRDILEAHIQKLTTSFLVAERDGQILGYLEGPVRPERHLVDQSFTSEVEDYSHLTDHYISLTSLSIAKNAQNMGLGRSLLNTMKDIAVRDQRLGINLTCHDYLVTYYEKHGFINEGVSQSTYAGEVWYDMLWKTPK; encoded by the coding sequence ATGAAGATTAGACAGGCAAATTTATCAGATTTGGATGCTATTACGACTATTGAATGGGAAAACTTTGGACCAGAAGAAGCTCTGAGTCGAGATATTTTAGAAGCCCATATCCAAAAACTAACAACCAGTTTCTTAGTAGCTGAACGAGACGGTCAGATTTTAGGATACCTTGAAGGACCTGTTCGTCCAGAACGCCATTTAGTAGATCAATCCTTTACTTCTGAGGTAGAAGATTATAGTCATTTGACAGACCATTATATTTCGTTGACCAGTTTATCTATTGCTAAAAATGCTCAAAATATGGGGTTAGGTAGAAGTTTGTTGAATACAATGAAGGATATTGCTGTTCGCGACCAGCGTTTGGGAATCAACTTAACCTGTCATGATTATTTGGTCACTTACTATGAAAAACATGGTTTTATCAACGAGGGTGTATCCCAATCTACTTATGCAGGTGAAGTTTGGTATGATATGCTTTGGAAAACTCCCAAATAG
- a CDS encoding NADPH-dependent oxidoreductase: MNETIDLMKKHTSVRRFTDEQISDEDLKAIIDAGRAASSWKNFQSYSIIVVRSQEKKAALFDLVPQEAIRQSSVFLLFIGDLNRAEKGVRLHTDTFYSQGVENLLISSVDASLVAQNTLLAAESLGYGGVIIGLIRYASREIAELFNLPDYTYPIFGMALGKPDQHHAVKPRLPYETVVFEENYQEQDTSVIQNYDQIQADYAGDRATDTWSERLAKQFAQKPNLASQNLLQDKKLL; this comes from the coding sequence ATGAATGAAACGATTGATTTGATGAAAAAGCATACTTCTGTTCGTCGTTTTACAGATGAGCAGATTTCAGATGAGGATTTGAAGGCGATTATTGATGCTGGTCGAGCAGCCTCTAGCTGGAAGAATTTCCAATCTTATTCGATTATTGTTGTTCGCAGTCAAGAAAAGAAAGCAGCCTTGTTTGATTTAGTGCCTCAGGAGGCTATTCGTCAGTCGTCTGTTTTTCTTCTTTTTATCGGAGACCTCAATCGAGCTGAGAAAGGTGTGCGACTTCATACGGATACCTTTTACTCACAAGGAGTGGAGAATCTTCTGATTAGTTCTGTTGACGCTAGTCTGGTCGCGCAGAATACTCTTTTGGCGGCTGAAAGTCTGGGATATGGCGGGGTCATCATTGGCTTGATTCGCTATGCTTCTAGGGAAATAGCAGAGCTGTTTAACTTACCAGATTATACGTATCCTATTTTTGGAATGGCTTTGGGAAAGCCGGATCAGCACCATGCTGTTAAACCACGTTTGCCGTATGAAACAGTCGTTTTTGAAGAAAACTATCAAGAACAGGACACATCTGTTATTCAGAACTATGATCAGATTCAAGCAGACTATGCTGGAGATCGAGCAACTGATACATGGAGCGAGCGACTAGCGAAGCAATTTGCTCAAAAGCCCAATCTTGCTAGTCAAAATCTATTACAAGACAAGAAATTATTGTAA
- the dnaI gene encoding primosomal protein DnaI, with the protein MESVGQTMAHRKQARQFDYEELVKQIVADPDVAAFIQSERLTPAEIKRSISKFNQYISERNRFLLGDKAYIAKGYKPILVKNEGYADVSYEETPELVEAQKQATINARLNLISLPASLKEASLAKVDLDDVGRYKAFELLTNFVADYPNYKKAIYLYGDFGVGKSYMMAALAHDLSEKRSVSTTLLHYPSFVLDVKNAISSGLVKEKIDEVKVAQVLILDDIGAEQSSLWMRDEILQVILQHRMQENLPTFFTSNFNFADLERHFATSKNGDETWQARRVMERIKFLAEEVRLEGENRR; encoded by the coding sequence ATGGAGAGTGTTGGACAAACGATGGCGCATAGGAAACAAGCTCGTCAATTTGACTATGAAGAGTTGGTGAAACAAATCGTTGCCGATCCAGATGTGGCGGCTTTTATCCAGTCTGAGCGATTGACACCTGCTGAAATCAAACGAAGCATTTCTAAGTTTAATCAGTATATTTCTGAGCGAAACCGTTTCTTGCTAGGTGATAAAGCGTATATTGCCAAAGGCTATAAGCCGATATTGGTGAAGAATGAGGGGTATGCAGACGTTTCTTATGAAGAAACTCCAGAACTAGTCGAAGCGCAGAAACAAGCAACTATCAATGCACGGTTAAATTTAATTAGTCTTCCGGCTAGTCTCAAGGAAGCTAGTTTGGCAAAAGTGGATTTGGACGATGTTGGTCGTTATAAGGCTTTTGAGTTGCTGACGAATTTTGTGGCAGATTATCCAAACTACAAAAAAGCGATTTACCTTTATGGTGATTTTGGCGTGGGAAAAAGTTACATGATGGCAGCCTTAGCACATGATTTGTCGGAAAAACGCAGTGTTTCCACGACCTTGCTTCATTATCCTAGTTTTGTTTTGGATGTAAAGAATGCTATTTCTTCTGGTCTCGTTAAGGAAAAGATTGATGAAGTAAAAGTAGCACAAGTCTTGATTTTGGATGATATTGGTGCGGAGCAATCAAGTCTTTGGATGCGAGATGAGATTTTGCAGGTTATTTTGCAGCATCGGATGCAGGAAAATTTGCCAACTTTCTTTACATCAAATTTTAATTTTGCGGATTTGGAACGCCATTTTGCTACATCCAAAAACGGAGATGAAACTTGGCAGGCTCGTCGGGTCATGGAAAGAATAAAATTCTTAGCAGAGGAAGTTCGTCTGGAAGGAGAAAATCGCCGATGA
- the mltG gene encoding endolytic transglycosylase MltG, translating into MAEDSQEKEGLSFKEQILRDLAKAKGTEQPKPVEESNDLQEKLGLGQSVLPSAQEEEKATVSEKDIPKVQKEESGEPEPAPLESPLPTVEQIEAEAAAREDKEFNTHTTKVPVSYPTNQAVEESKAPEELVRPAVYGTEQDTKKLSRSNRTAQTINTKKRQNKIARKIVKTVLILLLLGIGLTGFFAYRYVTSALQPVDAKNTKYVTIKIPTGSSTKAIGTVLEKAGLIKNSQIFSYYAKFNNYADFQSGYYNLQKSMSLDTIAKKLQQGGTDTPQDPSMEKLTIPEGYTIDQIAKTIAKLKKNKLSSDTFLKKVQDDNFITQEATKYPNLLGNLAKKESGVKYRLEGYLFPATYNVTNSITAETLIDQMLAAMDKTMSQYYDVLASKNLTVHDVLTIASLVEKEGSTDQDRKNIASVFYNRLNQNMPLQSNIAILYAQGKLGQKTTLAEDAAIDTNIDSPYNVYKNTGLMPGPVDNPSLSAIEATVNPAKTDYLYFVANTETGNVYFANTYEEHEKNVQEHVNSKLTQSSSSN; encoded by the coding sequence TTGGCTGAAGATTCACAAGAAAAAGAAGGGCTGAGTTTTAAAGAACAGATTCTGCGCGACTTGGCTAAAGCAAAGGGAACTGAACAACCAAAACCTGTAGAAGAATCTAATGATTTGCAGGAAAAGTTAGGTTTGGGTCAATCTGTGCTTCCTTCTGCACAGGAAGAAGAGAAAGCAACTGTTTCTGAAAAGGATATACCAAAAGTTCAAAAAGAAGAAAGTGGCGAACCAGAGCCTGCTCCTTTAGAAAGTCCCCTTCCAACCGTTGAACAAATAGAAGCCGAAGCGGCAGCTAGGGAAGATAAAGAGTTTAATACTCATACAACGAAAGTGCCTGTTTCTTACCCAACCAATCAAGCGGTTGAAGAAAGTAAAGCTCCGGAAGAATTGGTTCGACCTGCAGTTTACGGAACGGAGCAAGACACAAAGAAACTTTCCCGTTCAAATCGGACTGCTCAAACGATTAACACGAAAAAGCGTCAAAACAAAATCGCCAGAAAAATCGTCAAAACGGTCTTAATTTTGTTGCTTTTAGGGATTGGTTTAACTGGTTTCTTTGCTTATCGCTATGTTACATCAGCTTTACAACCAGTTGATGCGAAAAATACAAAGTATGTGACGATTAAGATTCCGACTGGATCGAGCACCAAAGCAATTGGAACGGTCTTGGAAAAAGCTGGTTTAATCAAAAATTCTCAGATTTTTAGCTATTATGCTAAGTTTAATAACTATGCAGATTTCCAATCGGGTTATTACAATCTGCAAAAGAGCATGAGTTTGGATACGATTGCTAAAAAGCTACAGCAAGGTGGAACGGATACTCCGCAGGATCCTTCAATGGAAAAATTAACCATTCCAGAAGGATATACGATTGACCAAATTGCAAAAACGATTGCGAAGTTGAAGAAAAATAAATTGTCTTCGGATACGTTCTTAAAGAAAGTGCAAGATGATAATTTTATCACTCAGGAAGCTACAAAATATCCAAACTTATTAGGCAATTTAGCTAAAAAAGAGAGCGGTGTTAAGTATCGCTTAGAAGGCTATCTTTTCCCTGCTACTTACAATGTGACCAACAGCATAACTGCTGAAACGCTCATTGACCAAATGTTAGCAGCAATGGATAAAACCATGTCGCAATATTATGATGTTTTAGCCTCAAAGAACTTGACTGTGCACGATGTTTTGACAATTGCGTCCTTGGTTGAAAAAGAAGGTTCAACAGATCAAGACCGAAAAAACATCGCAAGTGTCTTTTACAATCGTTTAAATCAAAACATGCCTTTGCAAAGTAATATTGCAATTTTGTATGCTCAAGGGAAGCTTGGTCAAAAGACAACCTTAGCAGAAGACGCTGCGATTGATACTAATATTGATTCGCCTTACAATGTTTATAAAAATACCGGTTTAATGCCTGGTCCTGTAGACAATCCTAGTCTTTCTGCTATTGAAGCGACTGTTAATCCAGCCAAAACGGATTATCTTTACTTCGTAGCCAATACAGAAACAGGAAATGTTTATTTCGCAAATACCTATGAAGAACATGAAAAAAATGTTCAAGAGCATGTTAATAGTAAATTAACACAATCAAGTAGTTCGAATTAA
- the nrdR gene encoding transcriptional regulator NrdR, producing MRCPKCGGSKSSVIDSRQAEDGNTIRRRRECDECQYRFTTYERVEERTLVVVKKDGTREQFSRDKIFNGIIRSAQKRPVSSDEIEEIVSRIEQKVRSSNENEIASEYIGGLVMEELADLDEITYVRFASVYRSFKDVSELENLLKQITKTAKKKKEQ from the coding sequence ATGCGTTGTCCTAAGTGTGGTGGTAGTAAATCAAGTGTTATTGACAGTCGGCAAGCAGAAGATGGTAATACAATTCGTCGTCGTCGTGAGTGTGATGAATGTCAGTATCGCTTTACGACTTATGAACGTGTAGAAGAACGGACGCTCGTTGTCGTTAAAAAAGATGGCACGCGGGAACAATTTTCAAGAGACAAGATCTTTAATGGAATCATTCGTTCGGCGCAAAAACGTCCTGTTTCTAGTGATGAGATTGAGGAAATTGTCAGCAGAATTGAGCAAAAAGTGCGCAGCAGCAATGAAAACGAGATCGCAAGCGAGTATATCGGTGGTTTAGTAATGGAAGAGTTAGCGGATTTAGATGAAATTACTTATGTTCGTTTTGCTAGTGTTTATCGTAGCTTTAAAGATGTGAGCGAGTTGGAAAACCTCTTGAAACAGATTACAAAAACAGCGAAAAAGAAAAAGGAACAATAG
- a CDS encoding GNAT family N-acetyltransferase: protein MSSNLIPQVTLREASLEDWKAIVAIEEANFSTEAAGAETIQKWIEQGQTNFLIAELNEKIAGYLVGSAVFSRHLTKEMIDNSSKWQQNSDFMTIQRLSIHPDFKEQGLGTLLLAACKEIAVAQNQKGLQLVCSDELISYYEMNAFINEGISERGDSHAILYEFVWENPYFKEGK from the coding sequence ATGTCCAGTAATCTAATACCACAAGTCACCCTTCGAGAAGCTTCTTTGGAAGATTGGAAGGCAATCGTTGCGATTGAGGAGGCGAATTTTTCCACAGAAGCAGCTGGTGCAGAAACAATCCAAAAATGGATTGAACAGGGTCAAACGAACTTTTTAATAGCGGAATTAAATGAGAAAATAGCTGGCTACCTTGTAGGGTCAGCCGTTTTTTCACGTCATTTGACAAAGGAAATGATAGACAATTCGTCAAAGTGGCAGCAAAATTCTGATTTTATGACGATTCAGCGCTTATCCATTCATCCAGATTTTAAAGAGCAGGGACTGGGAACTTTGCTTTTAGCTGCTTGCAAAGAAATAGCTGTTGCACAAAATCAAAAAGGTCTTCAGTTGGTTTGTTCGGATGAGTTGATTTCTTACTACGAAATGAATGCTTTCATAAACGAAGGAATTTCTGAAAGGGGAGATAGCCATGCTATTTTATATGAATTCGTTTGGGAAAATCCATATTTTAAGGAGGGAAAATGA
- the der gene encoding ribosome biogenesis GTPase Der codes for MALPTIAIVGRPNVGKSTLFNRIAGERISIVEDVEGVTRDRIYATAEWLNRKFSMIDTGGIDDVDAPFMEQIKHQAEIAMEEADVIVFVVSGKEGITDADEYVARMLYKTHKPIILAVNKVDNPEMRSEIFDFYALGLGDPYPVSSVHGIGTGDILDAIVENLPNEEAAENPDMIKFSLIGRPNVGKSSLINAILGEDRVIASPVAGTTRDAIDTVFTDDEGQEFTMIDTAGMRKSGKVYENTEKYSVMRAMRAIDRSDVVLMVLNAEEGIREYDKRIAGFAHEAGKGIIIVVNKWDTLEKDNKTMQNWEADIRDQFQYLSYAPIVFVSALTKQRLHQLPGMIKRISQSQNTRIPSAVLNDVIMDAIAINPTPTDKGKRLKIFYATQVATKPPTFVIFVNEEELMHFSYMRFLENQIRKAFVFEGTPIHLIARKRK; via the coding sequence ATGGCTTTACCAACTATTGCCATTGTCGGCCGTCCTAATGTCGGCAAATCAACACTTTTTAACCGGATTGCCGGGGAGCGGATTTCGATTGTTGAGGATGTTGAAGGAGTGACCAGAGACCGTATTTATGCAACGGCTGAGTGGCTGAATCGCAAGTTTAGCATGATTGATACAGGCGGGATTGATGATGTAGATGCGCCTTTTATGGAGCAAATCAAGCACCAAGCAGAGATTGCTATGGAGGAAGCGGATGTCATCGTTTTTGTGGTGTCTGGAAAAGAAGGTATTACAGATGCGGATGAATATGTGGCTCGTATGCTCTACAAGACCCACAAGCCGATTATTCTAGCGGTTAATAAAGTAGATAACCCAGAGATGCGTAGTGAAATTTTTGATTTTTATGCGCTTGGTTTGGGTGACCCTTATCCCGTTTCTTCTGTTCATGGGATTGGCACGGGGGATATCTTAGATGCCATTGTGGAAAATCTCCCCAATGAAGAAGCAGCTGAAAATCCAGACATGATTAAATTCAGCCTCATCGGTCGTCCCAATGTCGGCAAGTCTAGCCTAATCAATGCGATTTTAGGAGAAGATCGTGTGATTGCTAGTCCTGTGGCTGGTACTACTCGTGATGCGATTGATACGGTCTTTACGGACGATGAGGGACAAGAATTTACCATGATTGATACAGCGGGTATGCGTAAGTCAGGTAAGGTCTATGAAAATACAGAGAAGTATTCTGTTATGCGAGCTATGCGAGCTATTGACCGCTCTGATGTGGTGCTTATGGTGCTCAATGCTGAAGAGGGCATTCGCGAGTATGACAAGCGCATTGCTGGTTTTGCTCATGAAGCAGGTAAAGGAATTATTATCGTTGTTAACAAGTGGGACACGCTGGAAAAAGATAACAAGACAATGCAAAATTGGGAAGCCGATATTCGCGACCAATTTCAGTATCTCTCTTATGCACCGATTGTCTTTGTATCAGCTCTGACTAAGCAACGTTTGCATCAATTGCCAGGCATGATTAAGAGAATTAGTCAAAGTCAAAATACTCGCATTCCGTCAGCTGTTCTCAACGACGTCATCATGGATGCCATTGCGATTAATCCGACACCGACCGACAAAGGCAAACGGCTGAAAATCTTCTATGCGACACAAGTTGCGACCAAACCGCCAACCTTTGTTATTTTCGTCAATGAAGAAGAGCTCATGCACTTTTCTTATATGCGCTTCCTAGAAAACCAAATCCGCAAAGCTTTCGTATTTGAAGGAACACCAATTCATCTCATTGCCAGAAAGCGGAAGTAG
- the murC gene encoding UDP-N-acetylmuramate--L-alanine ligase translates to MTKTYHFIGIKGSGMSALALMLHQMGHHVQGSDVEKYYFTQRGLEQAGIKILPFDEKNLQADVEVIAGNAFRPDNNIEIAYADANGIAYKRYHEFLGTFMRDFVSMGVAGAHGKTSTTGMLAHVLSNITDTSYLIGDGTGRGSANAKYFAFEADEYERHFMPYHPEYSIITNIDFDHPDYFTSLEDVFNAFNDYAKQVSKGLFVYGEDKELRRVTTNAPIYYYGFNEGNDFIAHDLLRSTTGSSFKVSFRGQELGEFKIPSFGRHNIMNATAVIGLLYTAGFDLNLVREHLVTFGGVKRRFTEKVVNGTTIIDDFAHHPTEIIATLDAARQKYPSKEIVAIFQPHTFTRTIALLDEFAEALNQADAVYLAQIYGSAREVDHGDVKVEDLAEKIIKKAEIITVDNVSPLLEHPNAVYVFMGAGDIQTYEYSFERLLSNLTSNVQ, encoded by the coding sequence ATGACAAAAACCTATCATTTTATCGGGATTAAAGGCTCTGGAATGAGTGCTTTAGCATTGATGCTGCATCAAATGGGACATCACGTTCAGGGAAGCGATGTGGAGAAATATTATTTTACACAACGTGGCTTAGAGCAAGCAGGGATTAAAATCCTGCCTTTTGACGAAAAAAACCTTCAAGCAGATGTAGAAGTCATTGCAGGAAATGCTTTTCGTCCGGATAATAATATTGAAATTGCCTATGCTGATGCAAATGGAATTGCTTATAAGCGCTACCATGAATTTCTGGGAACTTTCATGCGTGATTTTGTCAGCATGGGAGTGGCAGGGGCACATGGAAAGACATCAACGACGGGTATGTTGGCACACGTTTTGTCAAACATTACGGATACCAGTTACCTGATTGGTGACGGGACGGGGCGCGGCTCTGCAAATGCGAAATACTTTGCATTTGAAGCAGATGAATACGAACGTCATTTTATGCCTTATCATCCTGAATATTCAATTATCACGAATATTGACTTCGACCACCCAGATTATTTCACCAGCTTAGAAGATGTTTTCAATGCTTTTAATGATTATGCTAAACAGGTTAGCAAAGGATTATTTGTTTACGGTGAAGACAAAGAATTGCGCCGGGTCACAACTAACGCTCCTATTTATTACTATGGCTTTAATGAAGGTAATGACTTTATCGCTCATGATTTACTTCGTTCTACAACGGGTTCTAGCTTTAAAGTTTCTTTCCGTGGGCAAGAATTAGGAGAATTTAAGATTCCTAGCTTTGGTCGCCACAATATCATGAATGCAACAGCAGTCATTGGTTTGTTATACACCGCTGGATTTGACTTAAATTTAGTTCGGGAGCATTTAGTCACTTTTGGTGGTGTGAAACGTCGTTTTACTGAAAAAGTGGTCAACGGAACGACAATTATTGATGATTTTGCGCATCACCCAACTGAAATTATTGCGACGTTGGATGCAGCTCGTCAGAAATATCCAAGTAAAGAAATTGTTGCGATTTTCCAACCACATACTTTTACCAGGACCATTGCACTTTTGGACGAATTTGCCGAAGCTTTGAATCAAGCCGATGCCGTTTATTTGGCGCAAATCTATGGCTCTGCGCGTGAAGTGGATCACGGAGATGTCAAAGTAGAAGATTTAGCTGAAAAAATTATCAAAAAGGCAGAAATTATTACTGTTGACAATGTTTCGCCATTGTTAGAACACCCAAATGCTGTTTATGTTTTCATGGGAGCTGGGGATATTCAGACTTATGAATATTCTTTTGAACGTTTGCTATCCAATTTGACAAGCAATGTCCAGTAA